A genomic segment from Juglans regia cultivar Chandler chromosome 14, Walnut 2.0, whole genome shotgun sequence encodes:
- the LOC109014017 gene encoding serine/threonine-protein phosphatase 7, protein MWLLHANPDGGGRDFSDTNPIRTPLTWPSDGKVDLDWVRNLMSVFDRSSKDLPPTDFPSVLPVPVFDSLVLTASKILHKEPNCLTIDPEHESSAAAAAASSVVVVGDLHGQLHDLLFLLQDAGFPSENRFFVFNGDYVDRGAWGLETFLILLAMKVFMPHRVYLLRGNHESKYCTSVYGFEKEVLTKYGDKGKHVYRKCLGCFEGLPLASIIAGRVYTAHGGLFRSVSMTPSKRSKGKKNRRLSFNSEPKPLALGSLEELSKARRSVLDPPWEGLNLIPGDVLWSDPSTKPGLSPNTERGIGLLWGPDCTEDFLKRFNLKLIIRSHEGPDAREKRPGFGGMEEGYTVDHVVESGKLITLFSAPDYPQFQATEKRYKNKGAYIVLEAPNFDHPKFHTFEAISPRPQANAYYDYEDVIDSDEELDLASMVTASEETS, encoded by the exons ATGTGGTTATTACATGCGAACCCTGATGGTGGAGGCCGAGATTTCTCCGATACGAATCCGATACGGACACCACTAACGTGGCCTTCTGATGGCAAGGTGGATCTAGATTGGGTCCGGAATCTCATGTCCGTCTTCGATCGGTCGTCCAAGGATCTACCTCCGACAGATTTTCCCTCCGTCCTTCCCGTTCCGGTCTTTGACTCTTTGGTTCTCACCGCGTCCAAGATCCTCCACAAGGAGCCCAACTGCCTCACAATAGACCCTGAACACGAATCCAGtgccgccgccgccgccgctTCCTCCGTCGTGGTCGTGGGGGACCTTCACGGCCAGTTGCATGatcttctctttcttctccaAGACGCTGGATTCCCCTCTGAAAATCGCTTCTTCGTCTTCAACGGTGATTATGTCGACAGAGGCGCTTGGGGCCTCGAGACCTTCCTTATTTTGTTGGCAATGAAG GTCTTTATGCCACATAGAGTATATCTTCTCCGTGGAAATCATGAATCCAAGTATTGCACCTCTGTTTATGGCTTTGAGAAGGAAGTGTTGACAAAGTATGGAGATAAAGGTAAGCATGTCTATCGGAAATGTTTGGGATGCTTTGAAGGGCTTCCTTTGGCTTCTATTATAGCTGGACGTGTATATACCGCTCATGGAGGTCTTTTCCGTAGTGTTTCTATGACCCCATCCAAGAGATCAAAAGGGAAGAAGAATCGTAGATTAAGTTTCAACTCTGAACCGAAGCCTTTAGCACTTGGTTCTTTGGAAGAATTATCTAAGGCTCGAAGGTCAGTTCTTGATCCTCCATGGGAAGGCTTGAATCTAATTCCTGGTGATGTGCTATGGTCAGACCCATCAACGAAACCCGGTCTTTCTCCAAATACTGAGCGAGGCATTGGACTATTGTGGGGTCCCGATTGCACTGAAGACTTCCTCAAAAGGTTCAATCTCAAG TTAATCATCAGGTCACATGAAGGCCCTGATGCAAGAGAAAAAAGGCCTGGCTTTGGAGGAATGGAAGAAGGTTATACCGTAGATCATGTTGTGGAATCTGGGAAACTGATTACACTGTTTAGTGCTCCAGACTACCCGCAATTTCAG GCAACAGAGAAGAGGTACAAAAATAAGGGGGCATACATTGTTCTGGAAGCCCCGAATTTTGATCATCCAAAATTTCATACCTTTGAAGCAATTTCTCCTAGACCGCAG GCGAATGCCTATTATGActatgaagatgttattgactCCGATGAAGAGTTGGACTTGGCATCGATGGTAACTGCTTCTGAAGAAACCTCAtag